In Haemophilus parainfluenzae, the sequence ATGAGATTTTGTCCGCCTTAAAGAAAGGTAGTAAACTCGATGCTTATGGGCTAATTGATCGGAATTATCGCCTAGATGGTGTGCAAGATTATTTAGCGTGGGGCGAAACTTTAGATTTTGACGAATTTGTAACACAGCCTCTAAATGAATATGCGCTATTGAAATCTTGTACAGAAATACCTCAAGTGCCAAGTTTGCAACTAGATGATTTTGTACATATTGCTAGCATGAAAGAGATGATGTTGACTTATTTGCAACAGGCACTAAAACATCATCAGAAAGGTGTGAATCTTTTAATTTATGGTGTGCCCGGCACCGGTAAAACTGAATTTGCCGGGTTGCTTGCTCAGACATTAGGGATTTCGGCGTATAACATTACTTACATGGATTCTGACGGTGATGTTGTGAAGGCAGAGCAACGCTTGAATTACAGTCGTCTTGCTCAAACGTTATTGAAAGGCAAGCAGGCACTTTTAATTTTTGATGAAATTGAAGATGTGTTTAACGGTTCGCTCATGGAGTGTTCTGTTGCACAAAAAAATAAAGCATGGACAAATCAATTGCTGGAGAATAATAACGTGCCGATAATTTGGTTGTCCAATTCGGTACACAGCATAGATTCAGCTTTTTTACGTCGCTTTGATTTTGTGTTTGAAATGCCAGATTTACCGTTAAAAAATAAATCGGCGTTAATTTCGCAGCTGGCAGGCGGTAAATTAACGGCGGAATACGTGCAGCATTTTGCCAAAGTGCGGTCGCTTTCGCCGGCGATTTTAACGCGCGTGTTCAATGTAGCAAATGCGGTTGATAACGGTAAAAAAGCTTTTTCTGAGGTCTTGCTGACGCTATTTAATGAAACTTTACAGGCACAAGGTAAAAAGAAAATTGAGCCGTTGGTGGAAAGTAAACTGAGTTATCAGCTTGAGTGGGTTTCCTGCAATGAAAATATTCATAAAATCAGTGAAGGATTAATGCGAACCAAGAAAGGCAGAATTTGCTGTTATGGCCCACCTGGCACAGGGAAAACTGCTTGGGCAGCTTGGCTTGCCGAGCAGTTAGATATGCCGTTGTTGCTTTGCAAAGGGTCTGATTTGCTCGATCCTTATGTCGGCGGAACAGAACAAAAAATTGCGGAGGCATTTGAATCGGCGAAGCGTGATAATTGTTTGCTAGTGCTGGACGAAGTGGATACCTTCCTGTTTTCACGCGATGGTGCAGAACGTAGTTGGGAGCGTTCACAAGTCAATGAAATGCTGACACAAATTGAACGCTTTGAGGGTTTAATGGTGGTGTCAACAAATTTAATTGAGGTACTCGATCCTGCAGCCTTACGCCGTTTTGATTTGAAACTGAAGTTTGATTATTTAACGCTGCCACAACGTTTAGATTTTGCTAAACAACAAGCGGAAATTTTAGGGTTGCCGTTGTTATCGGAAGAGGATTTAAGTCAGATTGAATCGCTTAATCTGCTGACGCCTGGAGATTTTGCCGCAGTAGCTCGCCGCCACCAGTTTTCTCCTTTTCAAAAGGTGCAAGATTGGCTGAGCGCGTTACAAGGTGAGTGTGAAGTGAAACCAGCATTTTCTGCAACGACAAGGCGGATAGGGTTCTAATTAAAGTGCGGTCAAAATTTTCATTATTTTTTGACCGCACTTTTTATTCTCCTGTCAGCCAACTTGCGAGCAAAATAACGATAGTGAAAATAGCGAACCAAATAAGGTGAAGTTTAGTACTTTTTCGATTAATTTCGGCATTATGTTGGCGTCGTTCTTCGAGTTTTTGTTTGTAAATTTCAAGATCTTCTTCTTTAAAAGAAAACCCACAATTTGGACAAAATTGGGCAGATTCGCTGATTTTTTTACGACATTCTGGGCAGCGGGTGAGAGCCATTGATGATCCTTTTTTAATTATTTTAATTTATAAACATATTGTAAGTGAAAAAAACGTAATGATAAACGTGACATGGATCACAAAATTGAAACAATATAAAAATTAAAATTTTGATTTTGATGATTTTCACTTAGAATACCGCCGACGAAGTCTAGTATATGACTAAATTTCGGTATTCATTTATTCCTGAGGAGTATTTTTATGTTGTGGTTTTTCTTCTGCGTGGCGTTATTGCTTGCAGGTTATTTCTTTTATAGTCGTGTAATTGAGCGCATTTTTGTGATCAATCCAAATCGTCAAACGCCAGCTTATACAATGAATGATGGCGTTGACTATATGCCAATGTCTAAAACCAAGATTTGGTTAATTCAATTATTAAACATTGCTGGTACAGGTCCAATCTTTGGTCCGATTCTTGGTGCGTTATACGGACCAGTTGCTATGCTTTGGATCGTAGTTGGTTGTATCTTTGCTGGTGCAGTACACGATTATTTCTGCGGAATGTTAAGTGTGCGTAATGGCGGGGCATCTATGCCAAACCTTGCAGGTAAATACTTAGGTCGTCCAGTTAAAGCATTCATTAACGTATTAGCTGTTGTGCTTTTATTATTAGTGGGTGTGGTATTCGTTGCAAGTCCTGCTCAATTAATGGGTACAATTACGATGGACGTATTCGGTGCTGCTACAAGTAGCATTTCTATTAGCAATGCGGAAGAAATCCATCAAGCAGCTGAAGCGGGCGGTATCACCGTTTGGGGTATGGACAAAGCGACTGTTATCAGTGTTTGGACTGCTATCATCTTCATTTACTATATTCTTGCGACATTACTTCCAGTTGATAAAATCATCGGTCGTATCTATCCGTTCTTCGGCGCATTATTGCTCTTTATGTCAGTAGGTATGGTATATGGTTTAGTCAGTGCAGATCTTAGCTCAGCGGATCCAATTTCTTTCTATCGTTCAGTGGACGGTATGTCTTTTGAGAAATTCTTCCAAAACTTTGAAACCCGTGCAGATTTACCATTATGGCCACTCTTGTTCTTAACAATCTCTTGTGGTGCATTATCTGGTTTCCACGCAACACAAAGCCCATTAATGGCTCGTTGTACTGAAAACGAAAAAGAAGCTCGTTTCATTTTCTACGGTGCGATGATCGGTGAAGGTGTGATTGCATTAGTATGGTGTGCGGTTGGTTTAAGTTTCTATGATTCTTTACCAGACTTATTAGCTGCAATTAAAGCAGGTTCTCCTTCTAAAGTGGTTTATGATTCTTCTATCCACTTCTTAGGTCTCGTTGGTGGTATTTTTGCGGTGTTAGGTGTGGTTGTTCTTCCAATTACATCAGGCGATACAGCATTCCGTGCGGCACGTCTTGTTATTGCAGAATTCTTCAACTTAGAACAAAAAACCTTAGCTAAACGTTTAATAATTGCTGTTCCATTATTTACGCTTGGTTTTATCGTATCAAAAATCGACTTCTCAATCTTATGGCGTTACTTCACTTGGGCAAACCAAACCACAGCGATGGTAATGTTATGGACTGCAGCAGCATACTTATACCGTTATAATAAATTCCACTGGGTATGTACAATTCCTGCGGTATTCATCAGTACAGTATGTTTCACTTACCTAGCATACAACAAAATTGGTTTCGGTTTAGACTATCAATTATCTGTTTATATCGGCTTAGGTTTAACAGCTCTTTGTTTAGTATTATTCTTCACACAGCTTAAACCATTAGGTGCACGTGACGAAGAAGCTTATGTAAATAACTAGTCAAATTGAGTTAAAAATTGAAAAACCGTTTGAGGAAAACCTCAAACGGTTTTTTTATTTATTTTATTACCAAAATTTACCAATCTTTACGTTTTAATTGCTTGCAAGTTAAGGTTACAACCGATAAACTTACACAAAGTGGTGAAAAGTGGAATTTTGTGGAGAATTCTGCTAATTTTTCTAAAAATAAACGTTTAAAGGTAGAAAAATGTTTCGTGGTGCAGCAGCGGTAAATTTAGATGCGAAGGGGCGTGTAGCGATTCCTACACGTTACCGTGCTGAAATCATGGAAAAGAACCAAGGCCAAATGGTTTGTACCGTTGATATTCGTCAGCCTTGTTTATTGCTTTATCCTTTAGATGAGTGGGAAAAAATCGAACAAAAACTACTTTCACTCTCCAACTTTGACCCAAATCAACGCCGTTTACAACGTGTTATGCTCGGTTATGCCACTGAATGTGAAATGGATGCACAAGGTCGTATTTTATTAAGTGGTCCATTACGTCAACACGCAAAATTAGAAAAAGGCTTAATGTTGGTAGGGCAGTTGAATAAATTTGAAATTTGGAGTGATACCGAATGGTATGCACAAATTGATGAAGATATCGAAATTGGCTCAAGTGCTGAATTCGGAGCTTCTGAAGAACTAAAAATGCTGTCATTATAGAACAGCAGCACTAGCAGGATAAGCGGTGCTTGCGCCGCTCTATCTTCTCTTTATCGATTTTGATTTAACGTTTACTTATGACTATGCAAAATTCCTTTTCTGCACCTGAACATATCACAGTTTTGCTTCACGAAGCGGTGAATGGTTTGGCGTTGAAAGAAAATGGAATTTATATCGATGGTACCTTTGGTCGTGGTGGTCATTCTCGTCTAATTCTTTCCCAACTTTCTGAACATGGTCGTTTAATTGCCGTTGATCGTGATCCACGTGCGATTGCTGAAGCTGAAAAAATTCAAGACCCTCGTTTTCATATTGAACATAATAGCTTTTCTCACATCCCAGATATCTGTCAAAAACTCGATTTAGTTGGTAAAATTGACGGTATTTTGCTGGATTTAGGCGTATCATCTCCACAGCTTGATGAAGCCGAACGAGGTTTCAGTTTTATGAAAGATGGTCCGTTAGATATGCGTATGGATACTACTCAAGGTTTATCTGCGGCAGAGTGGCTAAAACAAGTATCTGTTGATGATTTAACTTGGGTGTTAAAAACCTTTGGTGAAGAGCGTTTTGCAAAACGAATTGCTACTGCTATCGTAGAATTTAATAAAAGTGCGGTTAAAAATGGCACAGAATGTTTAAGTCGTACTTCTCAACTCGCTGAATTAATTGCTCAAGCCGTACCGTTTAAAGATAAACATAAGCATCCAGCGACGCGTAGTTTCCAAGCCATTCGAATTTATATTAATGCGGAATTAGATGAATTAGAAAGTGTATTAAATTCTGCATTAGATATGTTGGCACCAGAAGGGCGTTTATCGATTATCAGTTTCCATTCACTTGAAGACAGAATGGTAAAACATTTCATGCGTAAACAAAGTAAAGGTGAGGATATTCCGAGAGGCTTACCATTACGTGAAGATCAAATCCAACGTAATCAAAAATTAAAAATCATTGGTAAAGCAATTCAGCCAAGTGAGGCAGAAATTTCAGCGAATCCACGTTCAAGAAGCGCGGTATTACGTATTGCGGAAAGGGTGAAATAAGATGTTAGAAAATAGCGAACGTTATCCTTTACAACATATTCTCGTTGAAGATATTTTTTCTTCTAATAAATTGATTGTCGTCCTACTTTTATTAATTTTAGCCTCTGCAATGGGCACAATTTGGATGACCCATCAAACACGAGGCTTGATTTCTGAAAACGGGCAGTTGGTATTACAACACCAAGCGCTTGAAAACGAATATCGCAATTTGCAATTACAAGAAGCAACCGAAAGTGATAATACAAGAGTTGAATCCATTGCAATCGGTACATTAAAAATGCAACGTGTTCAAAGTGAACAAGAAGTGGTTATTTTTGAATAGGGATTTTGAATAAAATGGTTAGATTTAATTCTTCTAAGAAACCAGGAAAGCCAAAGAAAACAATTAGAAAATTGGCTCAACCTGCGTCAGTAAAACCAAATAAACCGAAGATGGTGTTTGAGAAATGCTTCCTTCGTGGTCGTTATCTCATCGCGACAAGTTTTATTTTCTTAGGCTTAGGCGCATTAGTGGCTCGTGCTGCTTATGTGCAATCTGTTAATTCTGAAACCCTTTCTGGTGAAGCGGACAAACGTTCATTACGTAAAGATGATGTCCTCTCTGTTCGCGGCTCAATTTTAGATCGTAACGGCCAATTGTTATCGGTGAGTGTACCGATGAGTGCAATCGTGGCTGAACCACGTTTAATGCTAAAAGAAAATGCATTAGATGATAAAGAACGCATTAAAGCCCTTGCTAATGAATTAAATATGACACCAGCGGAATTGGTGAAAAAAATTGAGAAAAATGCAAAATCAGGTTTCTTGTATTTAGCGCGTCAAGTGGAAGCGAGCAAGGCAAATTATATCCGTGAACTCAAAA encodes:
- a CDS encoding AAA family ATPase, with protein sequence MSEYKLNPPTVSSYTENMMLKILFEHKGFSEVFRESSWRNDEIASAFGLPEELENDKNLRVVARRLLKERYKTLQKSTALLSDLWKQAYENLASLAEFLQLNPVEQELLRFAMHLRSEGPMQDLFKCLPKSDLQRTAAIMADLLKQPKNEILSALKKGSKLDAYGLIDRNYRLDGVQDYLAWGETLDFDEFVTQPLNEYALLKSCTEIPQVPSLQLDDFVHIASMKEMMLTYLQQALKHHQKGVNLLIYGVPGTGKTEFAGLLAQTLGISAYNITYMDSDGDVVKAEQRLNYSRLAQTLLKGKQALLIFDEIEDVFNGSLMECSVAQKNKAWTNQLLENNNVPIIWLSNSVHSIDSAFLRRFDFVFEMPDLPLKNKSALISQLAGGKLTAEYVQHFAKVRSLSPAILTRVFNVANAVDNGKKAFSEVLLTLFNETLQAQGKKKIEPLVESKLSYQLEWVSCNENIHKISEGLMRTKKGRICCYGPPGTGKTAWAAWLAEQLDMPLLLCKGSDLLDPYVGGTEQKIAEAFESAKRDNCLLVLDEVDTFLFSRDGAERSWERSQVNEMLTQIERFEGLMVVSTNLIEVLDPAALRRFDLKLKFDYLTLPQRLDFAKQQAEILGLPLLSEEDLSQIESLNLLTPGDFAAVARRHQFSPFQKVQDWLSALQGECEVKPAFSATTRRIGF
- the mraZ gene encoding division/cell wall cluster transcriptional repressor MraZ, with product MFRGAAAVNLDAKGRVAIPTRYRAEIMEKNQGQMVCTVDIRQPCLLLYPLDEWEKIEQKLLSLSNFDPNQRRLQRVMLGYATECEMDAQGRILLSGPLRQHAKLEKGLMLVGQLNKFEIWSDTEWYAQIDEDIEIGSSAEFGASEELKMLSL
- a CDS encoding carbon starvation protein A; the encoded protein is MLWFFFCVALLLAGYFFYSRVIERIFVINPNRQTPAYTMNDGVDYMPMSKTKIWLIQLLNIAGTGPIFGPILGALYGPVAMLWIVVGCIFAGAVHDYFCGMLSVRNGGASMPNLAGKYLGRPVKAFINVLAVVLLLLVGVVFVASPAQLMGTITMDVFGAATSSISISNAEEIHQAAEAGGITVWGMDKATVISVWTAIIFIYYILATLLPVDKIIGRIYPFFGALLLFMSVGMVYGLVSADLSSADPISFYRSVDGMSFEKFFQNFETRADLPLWPLLFLTISCGALSGFHATQSPLMARCTENEKEARFIFYGAMIGEGVIALVWCAVGLSFYDSLPDLLAAIKAGSPSKVVYDSSIHFLGLVGGIFAVLGVVVLPITSGDTAFRAARLVIAEFFNLEQKTLAKRLIIAVPLFTLGFIVSKIDFSILWRYFTWANQTTAMVMLWTAAAYLYRYNKFHWVCTIPAVFISTVCFTYLAYNKIGFGLDYQLSVYIGLGLTALCLVLFFTQLKPLGARDEEAYVNN
- the rsmH gene encoding 16S rRNA (cytosine(1402)-N(4))-methyltransferase RsmH codes for the protein MTMQNSFSAPEHITVLLHEAVNGLALKENGIYIDGTFGRGGHSRLILSQLSEHGRLIAVDRDPRAIAEAEKIQDPRFHIEHNSFSHIPDICQKLDLVGKIDGILLDLGVSSPQLDEAERGFSFMKDGPLDMRMDTTQGLSAAEWLKQVSVDDLTWVLKTFGEERFAKRIATAIVEFNKSAVKNGTECLSRTSQLAELIAQAVPFKDKHKHPATRSFQAIRIYINAELDELESVLNSALDMLAPEGRLSIISFHSLEDRMVKHFMRKQSKGEDIPRGLPLREDQIQRNQKLKIIGKAIQPSEAEISANPRSRSAVLRIAERVK
- a CDS encoding zinc ribbon domain-containing protein — its product is MALTRCPECRKKISESAQFCPNCGFSFKEEDLEIYKQKLEERRQHNAEINRKSTKLHLIWFAIFTIVILLASWLTGE
- the ftsL gene encoding cell division protein FtsL; translation: MLENSERYPLQHILVEDIFSSNKLIVVLLLLILASAMGTIWMTHQTRGLISENGQLVLQHQALENEYRNLQLQEATESDNTRVESIAIGTLKMQRVQSEQEVVIFE